The genomic DNA AAACCCACAAGAAGCTCATGGTTTGGACCATTTTGACAGTATTATTCTATCTAATTCTCCACATCTTGTCTTTCATGGACACGCAACACCATGAACAGGAATTCTCCACATCTTGTCTTTCATGGACACGCAACATGTGACTCATGATTCAGGAATTGTAGTGCATATAATATCCAATCTAAAATTGACATACATGCAAGTTGACTCTATGATGTTTATGAACTCAGAGTCatgccaaaataaattaatcactCCTCAATGGCTATATAATACCAAATCGACATAGAGAATTATATGTAGTTCATGGATCTAGtaacttttgtttattttgaggCAATATAGTAACAATTGTACttaaatattagaaaaatatgaaaatttgtggAAAGGCATTATAGTGCCGATGGGTGAAACtgaatttcggcagttaactgccgaggtggttaactgcagccggttttggacttcctcggcagttaactgcagaagggcattttggtattttacatgtgtttctcagccaaacaaGATGTGTCAACAGCAGTTTTAGGAAAGGTTTAATGTCATATCACATACAATAGAGTACGAGAGAGGGGGTACTGGAGGGAGTGGAAGGGAATAACATCTCAAGCGATAATTAGAATAACTGGCTTTCATTTATGTTTTCTCCTTATAGTATTGATTTTTATCCGCTGGAggatttccataaaaaaaatacaaaaataaaacatttttcttatcaaaAAGAAACAACAGAACTATTAATCAAGGCAAGTTATTTTGCATCCTTGCAGCAATAAAAATAACTCGGCCAGCTGAACTTCAAAGCTAAAAATGCTCTACATCTTGTGTAAGAACTTTAATAAACAAAGGACTGAACCAAagtaaaaatgttaattttggtaGAAGGACCAGTTAAGTTCCACACTTCCACGGGAAAACATCATGCAATaggaatatttatttatttgataaatatggaattttacaaaaaattaccATAAACCATGTGCATCAAAAGAATAGTGACACCAAAAGAGAAAGCAAAACTGTGTGCAAACCTTAGTTCCAGGTGTTGGGTCCTCATTCTCCTCACCCTCCCCTATCATTAAATCTGAGGCATCTTCAGCAGTATCTTCTTCCTTATTAGAATTTTGTTTCTGTTTCTCAAccaccaatttaaaaaaagaaagatctACAACACCGAAGAgtatatattttattcagtAGAGTTTTATTCCCTCATCAAGGAGTAAAGAACAATAAACCATTCTAAACTTATGATTAACCATGAAGTAGAGTGAACAACATAGAAAAGTAACTAAAGAGTTTACCTTTTCCACGATTATTCATGGCATCAGTTAACAGTAAAGGATGTTGTCGCTCTTCCTTCTTGTACTTCAACTTAATTTGATGACGTGTTTTATCAGGGAAAAGCTGTTGTATCATAGTAAAATCTGTGCCAAACTGCCTAATAgcctatatttaaaaaatgaaaagttaattTATTGAAAAGGACGGTCCTTACTCCCATCCCCCTTCCCCAAACCCAAAGGACAATTATTGTGTGTATAACAGTGTTTACGAAAATATTAACGCCTGACATGGTAAAAATTATGCAAATACCTCATAAAACTTTTCAGTATCTCGTGTTGACCATTTTCCCCTAGGTGCCTTGTCCATGAAAGACTGGTAATTCAATAAAGGAGTAGTTGATGTAATCTTTTCAGTGGCTCGATCATCATCATCCAGGTCTCTAAATTCATCGTCTGAACCAAAAAACTCCTCTTCATAATTAGCATCAGCCTCATGATGAAAATCCACATCATGATGAAAATCCCCATCActgcatataaatattttgagaTGTGAAAACTATATAGAATATTGCATATGATTCAACAGTGACAGTAACAATGGCAAGTGGATCGCATGAAATGCAGTTTCtatataatgtttttgtttttcctttttgttcaATACTACTGAGAAGAGGATGTTGTGGTCCGAATGCATGTATGAATACCAAAAAAAGAAGGACCTTTGATTTATATCCCTGACATTTTACTCACTGACTCTCATCATAAACTGCTGCAGGGAAAAGGAATTAATGTGTTGTTCTCTAAATGATTCTAATATAGATTTAGTATTTATACTAGAGCGACAGCTGTAAATCTAGCAGAATCAGTTATGGCGGTTATTACAGATGTTCTAGCTCCTAAATTTGGACTGAACAGAGGATTGCTATATAAATTGCACTGTGTAATTAGACTCTCATACTGTCACATCTACCATCCTCCATGCCTCAGCCCACCTGAACCAATTTCTTGAACgatgaaaataatgaatttCTTGACAACATGTCAATCCATTTATCGAAATATTAACTTTCTGAATGACTTCATAAAATCATTGAATAAAAGACGCAGTGTATTCCATATGATGGTTTCGGTGCAGGGTATTCACATGCCTTGTCTCCAACATTTGTAGCATACAAGATGTTTACAGTGGTATACACTAATTTGCAAAAGATAAACAGCGACCAGAAAATACATGTAGAGTTCTGTAATTGTCTAACTGAAAGCAAGCATAGGAGTAACCAGCTCTAACTAACTCTATCAAATAACATGTATACCTTAACTTCTCAAGCTACTAACTATGCTATGTATACTCTGATAAATACACTCATAAGCTGTGTGGTGTTAATGTACCTTTGATTGGTGGAAGGTGTTTGCGAAGGTGTTGCCTCCTTTTTCTACATagagaaacaaacaaaacagtTGGTGAAATTTAACCCACAATATCAATTGCTAGCATTGTAACACAATAGTTATAGTTGAGAATACTCACCGCCAACCGCTCCTTATGTTctgcaattaaaataatatccCTAATAGGTATTGTTCGTTGATCAAGATAGTCATTTTCCAGCAGAGCCTTGTCcactatgaaaatgaaaatacttTCACAATaagcatataatatataatcatCATAGACAATAGTTAAAATATAGTTTGACAAGTTTACCACATCTTTTTCTTCGCCGAGATGCATGGGGGAACTTTTTAGGAGGTTCTTCAGTAACCTTTTCTGAATCATCATTAGCCTTCTTGCGTTTTTTAGATGTTTTTCCCTTTTTAGCCACTGATTTCTTCTTTGAACTTGTTGATGCGCTTGTCTTCTTGGATGAATAATCCACGTCGTCATCATCGTCATTTTCTTCAAGTTCATCTCCATCAATAACATAAGGAGGGTCGAGGACATCATCACCGTTAACAGCCTCATTCAATGAGTTTTTAGTAGGTTTACTAGCTGCTTGTTTTCTTGGTTTCCTTGAGGATTTACCACCTTTATCCTCCACACCAGCAATAGAAGATATTTTATGCTTCTTTAgagatttttttctctcattagCAACCTGAGAAAGCTTGCGAATAAAATTACAAATCATCTACACGGTCATATTCACAATCAGataagtggaaaaaaaaatgacaaatcaTAATAACAGATATTTACTTCTTTCTCTCCAGCATCGTCTTGCTGCAAAAGGTCAGCCAATGTGGGACTATCTGGAGAATTTGTCAAGCCTTCATGCCTTGGAATTTCAGATGTTGGATCAATGCCAGATTTCATGGATTGATAATCATCATAGACATTGTCAATGGGGCAGTCAGGATCAGGGTTCAAGTCTGCGCCTTCCTGAAACAAATAATAACCGGGCccatttttataccaaaaaattatcattatttttttggcaTATATTTTAGGAAATTCTCGTATccaataaatcacataatcttCACCTGTATTTCCGACCTACTTTTGCCATCGTATCCTGGAAGGACAAATTTTTCCTCCGCGCCATTCACATTGAAAGATTTAAGATCTGGTTTTGCTGCAAACAATTTTCCAATCACTGGTAAAGAATCCCAGGGCCAGGTAATTACAATTGGCTGAGAGCCAATTAAACatgagagtgagagagagaatAAATGGAAATGTAAAACAACCAAAACTCGTGGGAGTTTGAAAAGTGCTGATATAATTTGATAAACTGCAGAGCATTAATAACTCACCTGTACCAGTTGCATCTTGGTTGAGAATGTCATCGAGTGATTCTAGCCCGGAAAAAATATCTGCATTCTATATGTGTAGGTACAAAATTTATCATTACTAGAAAAATCAATGAAACTGAAATAATgatagtaaatataattttacctCTGCAACTGATTTACCAAAGCTAGAAGGAAAATCTCTAGTTCCATCGTGAACTGCAGACTCTGAAGGCATAGCATTCAGGGAATCAGAATGGGAAGGAATAACTGCTTCCAAGCTTCTATCATCTTCAGAAAATGGAATACCTGAGCTTATACAATTAAACTTATTTGATAAATAGGCTGTCCTAAGAATGCCTGAAGTGTGAAAAGGTAAACTTATCATTTGTGCAAGTAGGCAACTCACCAGATGAAGCAGAAGCAGTAGCTGGTGTATTGCTGACTCTAGGTCGTGGCTTAATCTTGGGTTGAAACTTTTTAGCTACAATGAAAACAAATACAGATAATTTATCTTTTCAGGTATATGAggcaaatttaaaataacaccAATATTCCTAACCCTTTCCGGTTCCAGGATCAGGGAGGACATCACTGAAAGGATCCAGCTCGATTTCCGCAGACAAGACCTGAACATAATATCCACCAAAAGCTGACTAAACACATCTGAAGCAGTGAAATACATGGTAAGACACGTAAGTTCAAAATTCTACCTCTCGCACTTCTCCAAACTCAAAACTTGAATGTAAGTCGCTCTCAGATATTCCATTGTTAATGTCGCCTGAAGCGCTTTTGAAGCCCGCGTTTAGGCTAACCTCTAATGAATTATCAATAACTTCCAAACTCTTGTTGCTGTCAAGAAAAGAACCTTCCCCATTTGTAGGCAGTTCTTTGTTACTACCTATGGTTGAGTCAGTAGTAGATACAGCAGCCGCATTATTCAATACATTCTCTACAGCATTAGCAGGGTGAACTGACTGCGCTGTTACTAAATCACATGATAGATATGAAGGGAATCAGAGTATGtttgattgacttatttgagcttatctactatgtatatgtttggttcTTCGGTgacaagaattgattttgagttaattgacaatgtaaaattaatttgattaaaagtgagttgaaggtgaattgatttgtgttcggatacattcatgtaaaagtgagttaGAATAtaaatttgtgcgtaaaaatcaattctaaaatcAAAAGCAACAAATCTTAGCTTCAACTGGAATCAATTATACtcgaaaacaaacaaacatgtcAGAATCAAATCTATGGGATATAATCAAATACATTGATATAATCACTTTTCAGAATAGCTGATGGAAACAGCTTATAACATGTAgtacataagttgttttcaacttatttccataaactctatGGGATAGCAAATGAAACTAACAGCTTATATAGCTTATGATAAATACAATGCGAATAACAACATAACTCACCGTTATTGACATTGATGTCAGCATTATGAGAATCATTTTTGGGAGAAATTAGTTGAGATTCTTCGTGAGTGGTTGATGCAGATACATTATTCTTTTGAGGCGGTGGTGGTTTGGGTTTAGCCTTAGGCGCAAACCTACCTCTCGCTGTAAAAACAATACAATAACCAAAATTCAATACattgattaaaaataagaagaagagaaaaagaaagacaaaattcCATTAGCAGTTACCACGTGTAGTCGTAGTAGTAGTAGGAACAATATCGTCAAAAAGATCATCCATGAcgcaattaattaattaggtgTCACGCAATCGGCAGATTGATTGAAATCACGCGCACAGAAAACTGCAAATTGGAATCACGCGCGCTACCggaaaaatgaaaatgtcaaAAGGGTGACGAATTTCCGGCGAGCGAAACTCCGGTGGGGTTTCCCGGCAGGACGAGAACAGTGCAACTCCGACTTGTTTGTTTCAGATACAAGACAAGAATAGCAAAGCCACGGCggttgtatttttttgtttggagcTGCtgggtttcttttgttttagggttttaattttttatttatctcctTCGGATTACACAGCTTAAATGGTTGATAACTGGAAAAATGTTGGGTCTGCTCGTGGGTTCGAACCGCAACGCAAttcttcattttaaaatatcgatagcttttctcaatttttttaacgtgattatttttgtcaatttccaatttttctttttgaggtagtatttattattgaatgtaaTCATTGCTACATAGTACATTAGGTTCAGACACCatcccatttttatttttttaagtagtcTGCTGACTAGAGCTCACACGATTAAATTGTAGAGAAGTGAAGTATTCGAGGTTTGAATCCGatccctacatataatatgcaatatccctaccaactgaactaaattcacgggaatatttttttaatttgatcaatataaaataattgtacgctaacaattattttggtttgttGTTAACAAATGctttaagaataccctttaaaGATTcctaattaataaaatgtttataGAAAAAGTTTGATTGTTCAACTTTCAATGTATGGAATGAGTCAatttctataaatatataatatctaAAGGTCGTTAAGAAGTGTTTGTAGTACATTCTTTAGTGTCACTAAACATTGTAAATattcatttgatattttattttaatttttttactaatccattttctaataaataaattatccaTAATATTGATACTTCAATTAATTTTCacgttaaataaattaaaatatgttaaatgtcttaaaaatattgctatttcaattaatttctaaaatgaaTGATTTATAATGACCGATTCTTTTcactgttgttgttgatgtacTTTAAAAAGAATATGATACATGGACCCTTCCATGTGTAAATATTCACATAGACATTAAATGAAAAAGCTTCTATTGCCTCAATTAGACCATGCATAACTACTGGTACTATCAATTTATGTCTTGCCGAAACAACTTAATATTGAGAGGTGTTCTTGCTGAATTTTATTATGTGGTTTTCcgatttgtttattattatagtttattattataatatataaatatacaatgATGACAAGAAtgtgaaaataattatttaaaaaaatgcgaaaataaatatctttttaaataaatcatgctataaaaaaaaaatttgatgattCATTTGTTACATCAATTTAGGTATGACAACTGTACAAGTCAAGGTAGGTTTTGCCCCCTACTCCAACTCTCACCAAAATTTGCACTTGTTTTTCGTTGAGGTTGATATATGAGTCCCCACCCCAGCCCTCCATATACTCAtatacataaaagaaaataaaaaatactatttttttggtaaacgAGGAAAAAACTAGTCCCTCAAAAAGGATATTTCTGAGGTATCCACAAGTATATCGGAGGAAAATTTGTACTTATTTATTGTGGATACCTCAGAAATATCGGAGGAAAGATAAGACGGTGGTTCATAAACAAAGACGATTATAAGTTCAACACCATTTATTCTCGGCCTAAGTAGAATATTGTACATTTGTTTCCTTAGCAAGAAAACATTTCAATATCTCGCCAAAAGGTCACAAATAGGCAGTAAAAGGTTGATAAAATCTATCAGCACCAACTGCACCAAATGCAAAGAGTCTGAAAAAATAACATCTTTTTGAAACCCGCTTGCCAATAGAGATTGATTAATTCCAGCCAGTAAAACTTTAATCCTAGTATGAAATTA from Medicago truncatula cultivar Jemalong A17 chromosome 8, MtrunA17r5.0-ANR, whole genome shotgun sequence includes the following:
- the LOC11437440 gene encoding transcription factor TFIIIB component B'' isoform X3; the protein is MDDLFDDIVPTTTTTTRARGRFAPKAKPKPPPPQKNNVSASTTHEESQLISPKNDSHNADINVNNVTAQSVHPANAVENVLNNAAAVSTTDSTIGSNKELPTNGEGSFLDSNKSLEVIDNSLEVSLNAGFKSASGDINNGISESDLHSSFEFGEVREVLSAEIELDPFSDVLPDPGTGKAKKFQPKIKPRPRVSNTPATASASSGIPFSEDDRSLEAVIPSHSDSLNAMPSESAVHDGTRDFPSSFGKSVAENADIFSGLESLDDILNQDATGTAKPDLKSFNVNGAEEKFVLPGYDGKSRSEIQEGADLNPDPDCPIDNVYDDYQSMKSGIDPTSEIPRHEGLTNSPDSPTLADLLQQDDAGEKEVANERKKSLKKHKISSIAGVEDKGGKSSRKPRKQAASKPTKNSLNEAVNGDDVLDPPYVIDGDELEENDDDDDVDYSSKKTSASTSSKKKSVAKKGKTSKKRKKANDDSEKVTEEPPKKFPHASRRRKRCVDKALLENDYLDQRTIPIRDIILIAEHKERLAKKEATPSQTPSTNQSDGDFHHDVDFHHEADANYEEEFFGSDDEFRDLDDDDRATEKITSTTPLLNYQSFMDKAPRGKWSTRDTEKFYEAIRQFGTDFTMIQQLFPDKTRHQIKLKYKKEERQHPLLLTDAMNNRGKDLSFFKLVVEKQKQNSNKEEDTAEDASDLMIGEGEENEDPTPGTKEEVATAEQEQDHINVKDQEDSMAYPVPEQSDDSDDGLQNNEDAWYHYQSAI
- the LOC11437440 gene encoding transcription factor TFIIIB component B'' isoform X2; its protein translation is MDDLFDDIVPTTTTTTRARGRFAPKAKPKPPPPQKNNVSASTTHEESQLISPKNDSHNADINVNNAQSVHPANAVENVLNNAAAVSTTDSTIGSNKELPTNGEGSFLDSNKSLEVIDNSLEVSLNAGFKSASGDINNGISESDLHSSFEFGEVREVLSAEIELDPFSDVLPDPGTGKAKKFQPKIKPRPRVSNTPATASASSGIPFSEDDRSLEAVIPSHSDSLNAMPSESAVHDGTRDFPSSFGKSVAENADIFSGLESLDDILNQDATGTAKPDLKSFNVNGAEEKFVLPGYDGKSRSEIQEGADLNPDPDCPIDNVYDDYQSMKSGIDPTSEIPRHEGLTNSPDSPTLADLLQQDDAGEKELSQVANERKKSLKKHKISSIAGVEDKGGKSSRKPRKQAASKPTKNSLNEAVNGDDVLDPPYVIDGDELEENDDDDDVDYSSKKTSASTSSKKKSVAKKGKTSKKRKKANDDSEKVTEEPPKKFPHASRRRKRCVDKALLENDYLDQRTIPIRDIILIAEHKERLAKKEATPSQTPSTNQSDGDFHHDVDFHHEADANYEEEFFGSDDEFRDLDDDDRATEKITSTTPLLNYQSFMDKAPRGKWSTRDTEKFYEAIRQFGTDFTMIQQLFPDKTRHQIKLKYKKEERQHPLLLTDAMNNRGKDLSFFKLVVEKQKQNSNKEEDTAEDASDLMIGEGEENEDPTPGTKEEVATAEQEQDHINVKDQEDSMAYPVPEQSDDSDDGLQNNEDAWYHYQSAI
- the LOC11437440 gene encoding transcription factor TFIIIB component B'' isoform X1, with the translated sequence MDDLFDDIVPTTTTTTRARGRFAPKAKPKPPPPQKNNVSASTTHEESQLISPKNDSHNADINVNNVTAQSVHPANAVENVLNNAAAVSTTDSTIGSNKELPTNGEGSFLDSNKSLEVIDNSLEVSLNAGFKSASGDINNGISESDLHSSFEFGEVREVLSAEIELDPFSDVLPDPGTGKAKKFQPKIKPRPRVSNTPATASASSGIPFSEDDRSLEAVIPSHSDSLNAMPSESAVHDGTRDFPSSFGKSVAENADIFSGLESLDDILNQDATGTAKPDLKSFNVNGAEEKFVLPGYDGKSRSEIQEGADLNPDPDCPIDNVYDDYQSMKSGIDPTSEIPRHEGLTNSPDSPTLADLLQQDDAGEKELSQVANERKKSLKKHKISSIAGVEDKGGKSSRKPRKQAASKPTKNSLNEAVNGDDVLDPPYVIDGDELEENDDDDDVDYSSKKTSASTSSKKKSVAKKGKTSKKRKKANDDSEKVTEEPPKKFPHASRRRKRCVDKALLENDYLDQRTIPIRDIILIAEHKERLAKKEATPSQTPSTNQSDGDFHHDVDFHHEADANYEEEFFGSDDEFRDLDDDDRATEKITSTTPLLNYQSFMDKAPRGKWSTRDTEKFYEAIRQFGTDFTMIQQLFPDKTRHQIKLKYKKEERQHPLLLTDAMNNRGKDLSFFKLVVEKQKQNSNKEEDTAEDASDLMIGEGEENEDPTPGTKEEVATAEQEQDHINVKDQEDSMAYPVPEQSDDSDDGLQNNEDAWYHYQSAI
- the LOC11437440 gene encoding transcription factor TFIIIB component B'' isoform X4; its protein translation is MDDLFDDIVPTTTTTTRARGRFAPKAKPKPPPPQKNNVSASTTHEESQLISPKNDSHNADINVNNVTAQSVHPANAVENVLNNAAAVSTTDSTIGSNKELPTNGEGSFLDSNKSLEVIDNSLEVSLNAGFKSASGDINNGISESDLHSSFEFGEVREVLSAEIELDPFSDVLPDPGTGKAKKFQPKIKPRPRVSNTPATASASSGIPFSEDDRSLEAVIPSHSDSLNAMPSESAVHDGTRDFPSSFGKSVAENADIFSGLESLDDILNQDATGTAKPDLKSFNVNGAEEKFVLPGYDGKSRSEIQEGADLNPDPDCPIDNVYDDYQSMKSGIDPTSEIPRHEGLTNSPDSPTLADLLQQDDAGEKELSQVANERKKSLKKHKISSIAGVEDKGGKSSRKPRKQAASKPTKNSLNEAVNGDDVLDPPYVIDGDELEENDDDDDVDYSSKKTSASTSSKKKSVAKKGKTSKKRKKANDDSEKVTEEPPKKFPHASRRRKRCVDKALLENDYLDQRTIPIRDIILIAEHKERLAKKEATPSQTPSTNQSDGDFHHDVDFHHEADANYEEEFFGSDDEFRDLDDDDRATEKITSTTPLLNYQSFMDKAPRGKWSTRDTEKFYEAIRQFGTDFTMIQQLFPDKTRHQIKLKYKKEERQHPLLLTDAMNNRGKGRGCNS